A part of Geothrix oryzae genomic DNA contains:
- a CDS encoding 3'-5' exonuclease, whose translation MTQEPLLEPASPALRELRFAVLDLETTGGSPKARWGKDGRFIQPSEITEVGLVRLSGVVVEDRYSSLASIQGFLPEEIQRLTGISLPMLAGAPPWEQVALKLAPQLEGRIWVAHHAPYDGSFLKAWLPEGVWRRHRLICTRLLAKKLIPELPRRSLAELCAFLGITNTRAHRALQDAEATAEALQHLLQRAEDRGMDGETFLAAGEVPWGKV comes from the coding sequence ATGACGCAGGAGCCGCTCCTCGAGCCCGCCTCCCCCGCCCTCCGGGAACTGCGGTTCGCCGTGCTGGACCTGGAGACCACGGGGGGCAGCCCGAAGGCCCGCTGGGGCAAGGACGGGCGGTTCATCCAGCCCTCCGAGATCACGGAGGTCGGCCTGGTGCGCCTCTCGGGCGTGGTGGTGGAGGATCGCTACTCCAGCCTGGCCTCCATCCAGGGCTTCCTCCCGGAGGAGATCCAGCGCCTCACGGGCATCAGCCTGCCCATGCTGGCGGGCGCCCCGCCCTGGGAGCAGGTGGCCCTGAAGCTGGCGCCGCAGCTGGAGGGCCGCATCTGGGTGGCCCACCACGCGCCCTATGACGGCAGCTTCCTCAAGGCCTGGCTGCCCGAAGGCGTCTGGCGCCGCCACCGGCTCATCTGCACCCGCCTGCTGGCCAAGAAGCTCATTCCCGAGCTGCCCCGGCGCAGCCTCGCCGAGCTCTGCGCCTTCCTCGGCATCACCAACACCCGGGCCCACCGCGCCCTGCAGGACGCCGAGGCCACGGCCGAGGCCCTCCAGCACCTCCTCCAGCGGGCCGAGGACCGGGGCATGGACGGCGAAACCTTCCTCGCCGCCGGCGAAGTGCCCTGGGGCAAGGTCTGA
- a CDS encoding GNAT family N-acetyltransferase, with translation MAFVIQPFRTGQEEQVLNLILPIQQMEFGVPITAGDQPDLSRIPEVYQAGRGGFWVGLEGDRVLGTLGLIDFGQTPGGGGALRKMFLHRDARGSGLAQALLDTLLAHARNQGLPGLWLGTLPHMRAAHRFYERNGFRPVGPEALPPEFPRMVVDTVFYALELSRDAAR, from the coding sequence ATGGCGTTCGTGATCCAACCCTTCCGGACGGGCCAGGAGGAGCAGGTGCTCAACCTGATCCTCCCCATCCAGCAGATGGAATTCGGCGTTCCCATCACCGCCGGGGATCAGCCGGACCTGAGTCGGATCCCCGAGGTCTACCAGGCTGGCCGAGGCGGTTTCTGGGTGGGCCTTGAGGGGGACCGCGTCCTCGGCACCCTCGGCCTCATCGACTTCGGCCAAACGCCCGGGGGTGGCGGGGCTCTGCGGAAGATGTTCCTCCACCGGGATGCCCGCGGCAGCGGCCTGGCCCAAGCCCTGCTGGATACCCTGCTTGCCCACGCCCGGAATCAGGGGCTTCCGGGCCTCTGGCTCGGCACCCTGCCGCACATGAGGGCGGCCCACCGCTTCTACGAGCGCAACGGGTTCCGGCCGGTGGGGCCGGAGGCGTTGCCTCCGGAATTCCCCCGCATGGTGGTGGACACCGTCTTCTATGCCCTGGAACTCTCCCGTGACGCGGCGCGGTGA
- a CDS encoding YraN family protein, protein MTRRGEAARRLGLRAERLTLWLFWARGWDLVAWRQKLGRYELDLLLSRGPELRLLEVKARRPGAWVGADTALGPEQRLRLQRALLTWLDRVPWPGRVTFQRVSWAGWRWKFHAPERWDGLKVNRGPESG, encoded by the coding sequence GTGACGCGGCGCGGTGAGGCGGCCCGCCGCCTGGGCCTCCGTGCCGAGCGGCTGACGCTCTGGCTGTTCTGGGCCCGGGGCTGGGATCTGGTGGCCTGGCGCCAGAAGCTGGGCCGCTATGAGCTGGACCTGCTGCTCAGCCGGGGGCCGGAATTGCGGCTCCTGGAGGTGAAGGCCCGGCGTCCCGGGGCCTGGGTGGGCGCCGACACGGCCCTGGGGCCCGAGCAGCGCCTCCGCCTGCAACGGGCCCTCCTGACCTGGCTCGACCGCGTACCCTGGCCCGGAAGGGTCACCTTCCAGCGCGTGAGCTGGGCCGGTTGGCGTTGGAAATTCCACGCTCCGGAGCGCTGGGATGGACTGAAGGTGAACCGGGGGCCCGAGTCCGGGTGA